In Primulina eburnea isolate SZY01 chromosome 3, ASM2296580v1, whole genome shotgun sequence, one DNA window encodes the following:
- the LOC140824985 gene encoding uncharacterized protein, whose product MGIPCFSIVSLYGAFLRRSLSSAGLSSQSVEIDSGTTIFFWGPAASTKPPLILIHGFGPHGIWQWRPQITFFATEFDVYVPDLVFFGNSYSNSPERSEVFQAACIAKLLEKIGIRRYSVVGTSYGGFVAYRMSEMWPERVEKVVIASSGVNLRRRDNVELMRRAQSEKIEDLMLPCAARQLRTLLGLCVFRRPPYLPDFFLNDIINKLYSENRKEKLELLRELRLGRDDTVNISPLSQEVLIVWGEHDKIFLLEKAIELSKLVGDKTTLQVIKNASHVPQLENAPRFNNIVKKFLL is encoded by the exons ATGGGAATCCCCTGCTTCAGTATCGTTTCCCTGTACGGCGCTTTTCTCCGGCGTTCTCTATCCTCGGCCGGCCTCTCCTCCCAGTCAGTAGAGATAGACAGCGGCACCACCATTTTCTTCTGGGGTCCCGCTGCCAGTACCAAGCCTCCCTTGATCCTCATCCACGGTTTCGGCCCACACGGAATATGGCAATGGCGCCCGCAAATCACCTTCTTCGCTACAGAATTCGACGTCTACGTCCCCGATCTCGTTTTCTTCGGTAATTCCTACTCCAATTCCCCAGAGAGGTCCGAGGTTTTTCAGGCAGCTTGTATAGCTAAACTCCTCGAAAAGATCGGGATTCGCAG GTACTCCGTTGTGGGGACTAGCTACGGCGGATTTGTGGCGTATCGGATGTCGGAGATGTGGCCTGAGAGGGTGGAGAAGGTGGTGATCGCCAGCTCCGGGGTGAATTTGCGGCGGAGAGACAACGTGGAGCTGATGAGGAGAGCACAGAGCGAGAAGATTGAGGATCTGATGCTGCCTTGCGCGGCGAGGCAACTGCGGACCTTGCTGGGACTGTGTGTTTTCCGGCGTCCTCCATACCTTCCTGATTTCTTCCTCaatgatatcatcaac AAATTATATTCAGAAAACAGGAAAGAGAAGCTGGAACTCTTGAGAGAATTGAGGCTTGGACGGGATGATACTGTCAACATATCTCCTCTTTCACag GAAGTATTGATTGTGTGGGGGGAGCATGACAAGATATTTTTATTAGAGAAAGCCATAGAACTCAGCAA ATTGGTGGGGGATAAGACGACATTACAAGTGATCAAAAATGCATCGCATGTTCCCCAACTCGAGAACGCGCCACGTTTCAACAACATTGTCAAAAAATTCTTACTATGA